Proteins encoded in a region of the Prinia subflava isolate CZ2003 ecotype Zambia chromosome 24, Cam_Psub_1.2, whole genome shotgun sequence genome:
- the PDIK1L gene encoding serine/threonine-protein kinase PDIK1L, which produces MVSSQPKYDLIREVGRGSYGVVYEAVVRRTCARVAVKKIRCHAPENVELALREFWALSSIKSQHPNVIHLEECILQKDGMVQKMAHGSSSSLYLQLVETSLKGEIAFDPKSAYYLWFVMDFCDGGDMNEYLLSRKPNRRTNTSFMLQLSSALAFLHKNQIIHRDLKPDNILISRGRAGASDPEPTLKVADFGLSKVCSASGQNPEEPASVNKCFLSTACGTDFYMAPEVWEGHYTAKADIFALGIIIWAMLERITFVDTETKKELLGSYVRQGTAIVPVGEALLENPKMELLIPVKKKSMNARMKQLIKEMLAANPQDRPDAFELELRLVNIAFKDSSWDT; this is translated from the exons ATGGTGAGTAGCCAGCCTAAGTACGATCTAATTCGGGAGGTTGGTCGTGGCAGTTATGGTGTGGTGTACGAAGCGGTCGTCAGGAGGACCTGTGCCCGCGTGGCCGTGAAAAAGATCCGGTGCCACGCTCCCGAGAACGTGGAACTGGCTCTGCGCGAGTTCTGGGCCCTTAGCAGTATCAAGAGCCAGCACCCCAACGTCATTCACCTGGAGGAGTGCATCTTGCAGAAAGATGGCATGGTGCAGAAGATGGCCCatggctccagctcctccctgtaCTTGCAG CTTGTAGAAACCTcattaaaaggagaaatagcCTTTGACCCCAAAAGTGCTTACTACCTGTGGTTTGTGATGGACTTCTGTGACGGGGGGGACATGAACGAGTACCTGCTGTCCCGCAAGCCCAACCGCAGGACCAACACCAGCTTcatgctgcagctgagcagcgcCCTGGCCTTCCTGCACAAGAACCAGATCATCCACCGCGACCTCAAGCCCGACAACATCCTCATCTcgcggggcagggcgggcgcCAGCGACCCCGAGCCCACGCTGAAGGTGGCCGACTTCGGGCTGAGCAAGGTGTGCTCGGCGTCGGGGCAGAACCCCGAGGAGCCGGCCAGCGTCAACAAATGCTTCCTGTCCACCGCCTGCGGCACCGACTTCTACATGGCCCCCGAGGTGTGGGAGGGACACTACACGGCCAAGGCCGACATCTTCGCCCTGGGCATCATCATCTGGGCCATGCTGGAGAGGATCACCTTCGTGGACACCGAGACCaagaaggagctgctgggcagctaCGTCAGGCAGGGCACGGCCATCGTGCCCGTGGGCGAGGCGCTGCTGGAGAACCCCAAGATGGAGCTGCTCATCCCCGTCAAGAAGAAGTCCATGAACGCTCGCATGAAGCAGCTGATCAAGGAGATGCTGGCGGCCAACCCGCAGGACCGGCCTGACGCCTTCgagctggagctgaggctggTCAACATCGCCTTCAAGGACAGCAGCTGGGACACGTGA
- the TRIM63 gene encoding E3 ubiquitin-protein ligase TRIM63 isoform X1, with translation MDFQAGILQDGSPMESLEKQLICPICLEMFSKPVVILPCQHNLCRKCANDVFQAANPYWQSRGCSISGGRFRCPSCRHEVLLDRHGVYGLQRNLLVENIIDIYKQECSSRPLKKGEHPMCKEHEDERINIYCVTCEVPTCSMCKVFGAHKDCEVAPLESVFQGQKTELNNCISMLVAGNDRIQTIISQLEDSCQSTEENSEAAKRELCARFDALAALLEEKKAELLQRISQEQADKTAFIQSLICQYKEQLEKSGRLVETAIQAAEETGGAAFLMNAKQLIKTIVEASKGARLDKIEPGYESMDAFSVSLEHLTEAVHALDFDPAEEDEEYFDGEEEEVEESAAPERTVMASL, from the exons ATGGACTTCCAAGCCGGAATCCTGCAGGATGGCAGCCCCATGGAGAGCCTGGAGAAGCAGCTCATCTGCCCCATCTGCCTGGAGATGTTCAGCAAGCCCGTGGtgatcctgccctgccagcacaaCCTGTGCCGCAAGTGCGCCAACGACGTCTTCCAG GCTGCCAACCCGTActggcagagccggggctgttCGATTTCGGGGGGCCGGTTCCGGTGCCCCTCGTGCCGCCATGAGGTGCTGCTGGACCGCCACGGTGTCTACGGGCTGCAGAGGAACCTGCTGGTGGAGAACATCATCGACATCTACAAGCAGGAGTGCTCCAG caggcCACTGAAAAAGGGGGAGCACCCCATGTGCAAGGAGCACGAGGACGAGCGGATCAACATCTACTGCGTCACCTGCGAGGTCCCCACCTGCTCCATGTGCAAGGTGTTCGGTGCCCACAAGGACTGCGAGGTGGCCCCTCTGGAAAGCGTCTTCCAGGGCCAGAAG ACTGAGCTGAACAACTGCATCTCCATGCTCGTGGCGGGGAATGACCGCATCCAGACCATCATCTCCCAGCTGGAGGACTCCTGCCAGAGCACCGAG GAGAACAGCGAGGCGGCCAAGAGGGAGCTCTGTGCTCGCTTTGACGCCCTGGCGGCGCTGCTGGAGGAGAAGAAGGCGGAGCTGCTGCAGCGCATCTCGCAGGAGCAGGCGGACAAGACCGCCTTCATCCAGAGCCTCATCTGCCAGtacaaggagcagctggagaagtCGGGCCGGCTGGTGGAGACAGCCATCCAGGCAGCCGAGGAGACCGGGGGGGCCGCCTTCCTCATG AATGCCAAGCAGCTCATAAAAAC gatCGTGGAGGCCTCCAAGGGTGCTCGCCTGGACAAGATCGAGCCGGGCTATGAGAGCATGGATGCCTTCTCCGTGAGCCTGGAGCACCTCACCGAGGCCGTCCATGCCCTGGACTTCGACCCGG cagaggaagatgaggaaTACTTTGAtggggaggaagaagaggtggaagAGAGCGCAGCGCCTGAGAGGACGGTGATGG CTTCCCTGTAG
- the TRIM63 gene encoding E3 ubiquitin-protein ligase TRIM63 isoform X3, whose product MDFQAGILQDGSPMESLEKQLICPICLEMFSKPVVILPCQHNLCRKCANDVFQAANPYWQSRGCSISGGRFRCPSCRHEVLLDRHGVYGLQRNLLVENIIDIYKQECSRPLKKGEHPMCKEHEDERINIYCVTCEVPTCSMCKVFGAHKDCEVAPLESVFQGQKTELNNCISMLVAGNDRIQTIISQLEDSCQSTEENSEAAKRELCARFDALAALLEEKKAELLQRISQEQADKTAFIQSLICQYKEQLEKSGRLVETAIQAAEETGGAAFLMNAKQLIKTIVEASKGARLDKIEPGYESMDAFSVSLEHLTEAVHALDFDPAEEDEEYFDGEEEEVEESAAPERTVMASL is encoded by the exons ATGGACTTCCAAGCCGGAATCCTGCAGGATGGCAGCCCCATGGAGAGCCTGGAGAAGCAGCTCATCTGCCCCATCTGCCTGGAGATGTTCAGCAAGCCCGTGGtgatcctgccctgccagcacaaCCTGTGCCGCAAGTGCGCCAACGACGTCTTCCAG GCTGCCAACCCGTActggcagagccggggctgttCGATTTCGGGGGGCCGGTTCCGGTGCCCCTCGTGCCGCCATGAGGTGCTGCTGGACCGCCACGGTGTCTACGGGCTGCAGAGGAACCTGCTGGTGGAGAACATCATCGACATCTACAAGCAGGAGTGCTCCAG gcCACTGAAAAAGGGGGAGCACCCCATGTGCAAGGAGCACGAGGACGAGCGGATCAACATCTACTGCGTCACCTGCGAGGTCCCCACCTGCTCCATGTGCAAGGTGTTCGGTGCCCACAAGGACTGCGAGGTGGCCCCTCTGGAAAGCGTCTTCCAGGGCCAGAAG ACTGAGCTGAACAACTGCATCTCCATGCTCGTGGCGGGGAATGACCGCATCCAGACCATCATCTCCCAGCTGGAGGACTCCTGCCAGAGCACCGAG GAGAACAGCGAGGCGGCCAAGAGGGAGCTCTGTGCTCGCTTTGACGCCCTGGCGGCGCTGCTGGAGGAGAAGAAGGCGGAGCTGCTGCAGCGCATCTCGCAGGAGCAGGCGGACAAGACCGCCTTCATCCAGAGCCTCATCTGCCAGtacaaggagcagctggagaagtCGGGCCGGCTGGTGGAGACAGCCATCCAGGCAGCCGAGGAGACCGGGGGGGCCGCCTTCCTCATG AATGCCAAGCAGCTCATAAAAAC gatCGTGGAGGCCTCCAAGGGTGCTCGCCTGGACAAGATCGAGCCGGGCTATGAGAGCATGGATGCCTTCTCCGTGAGCCTGGAGCACCTCACCGAGGCCGTCCATGCCCTGGACTTCGACCCGG cagaggaagatgaggaaTACTTTGAtggggaggaagaagaggtggaagAGAGCGCAGCGCCTGAGAGGACGGTGATGG CTTCCCTGTAG
- the TRIM63 gene encoding E3 ubiquitin-protein ligase TRIM63 isoform X2, which yields MDFQAGILQDGSPMESLEKQLICPICLEMFSKPVVILPCQHNLCRKCANDVFQAANPYWQSRGCSISGGRFRCPSCRHEVLLDRHGVYGLQRNLLVENIIDIYKQECSSRPLKKGEHPMCKEHEDERINIYCVTCEVPTCSMCKVFGAHKDCEVAPLESVFQGQKTELNNCISMLVAGNDRIQTIISQLEDSCQSTEENSEAAKRELCARFDALAALLEEKKAELLQRISQEQADKTAFIQSLICQYKEQLEKSGRLVETAIQAAEETGGAAFLMNAKQLIKTIVEASKGARLDKIEPGYESMDAFSVSLEHLTEAVHALDFDPEEDEEYFDGEEEEVEESAAPERTVMASL from the exons ATGGACTTCCAAGCCGGAATCCTGCAGGATGGCAGCCCCATGGAGAGCCTGGAGAAGCAGCTCATCTGCCCCATCTGCCTGGAGATGTTCAGCAAGCCCGTGGtgatcctgccctgccagcacaaCCTGTGCCGCAAGTGCGCCAACGACGTCTTCCAG GCTGCCAACCCGTActggcagagccggggctgttCGATTTCGGGGGGCCGGTTCCGGTGCCCCTCGTGCCGCCATGAGGTGCTGCTGGACCGCCACGGTGTCTACGGGCTGCAGAGGAACCTGCTGGTGGAGAACATCATCGACATCTACAAGCAGGAGTGCTCCAG caggcCACTGAAAAAGGGGGAGCACCCCATGTGCAAGGAGCACGAGGACGAGCGGATCAACATCTACTGCGTCACCTGCGAGGTCCCCACCTGCTCCATGTGCAAGGTGTTCGGTGCCCACAAGGACTGCGAGGTGGCCCCTCTGGAAAGCGTCTTCCAGGGCCAGAAG ACTGAGCTGAACAACTGCATCTCCATGCTCGTGGCGGGGAATGACCGCATCCAGACCATCATCTCCCAGCTGGAGGACTCCTGCCAGAGCACCGAG GAGAACAGCGAGGCGGCCAAGAGGGAGCTCTGTGCTCGCTTTGACGCCCTGGCGGCGCTGCTGGAGGAGAAGAAGGCGGAGCTGCTGCAGCGCATCTCGCAGGAGCAGGCGGACAAGACCGCCTTCATCCAGAGCCTCATCTGCCAGtacaaggagcagctggagaagtCGGGCCGGCTGGTGGAGACAGCCATCCAGGCAGCCGAGGAGACCGGGGGGGCCGCCTTCCTCATG AATGCCAAGCAGCTCATAAAAAC gatCGTGGAGGCCTCCAAGGGTGCTCGCCTGGACAAGATCGAGCCGGGCTATGAGAGCATGGATGCCTTCTCCGTGAGCCTGGAGCACCTCACCGAGGCCGTCCATGCCCTGGACTTCGACCCGG aggaagatgaggaaTACTTTGAtggggaggaagaagaggtggaagAGAGCGCAGCGCCTGAGAGGACGGTGATGG CTTCCCTGTAG
- the SLC30A2 gene encoding proton-coupled zinc antiporter SLC30A2 has translation MAAGDEKRHLLSEGPGGSCAGAAQKDGHGAARGQEPALELGTRRGQHCHTRGTCGHPGQQQRARRKLYLAAGICLFFMLGEAVGGYLAHSLAILTDAAHLLTDFASIMISLFALWVSSRPPTKTMNFGWHRAEILGALLSVLSIWVVTGVLVYLGAQRLLSGDYDIQGGVMLITSACAVAVNIVMGVALHQTGHGHSHGAGGEQPSASVRAAFVHVVGDLLQSLGVLIASYVIFFKPEYKFVDPICTFLFSALVLGTTLTILRDVLLVLMEGTPKGMDFNAVQETLLAVRGVEAVHSLHIWALTAAQPLLSVHIAINAAASAQEVLEEASSRLQGAFRFHTTTIQVESYSEEMRDCRQCQPPRD, from the exons ATGGCAGCCGGCGACGAGAAGCGGCACCTCCTGAGCGAGGGCCCCGGCGG GTCCTGTGCGGGGGCCGCGCAGAAGGACGGGCACGGCGCGGCGCGGGGACAGGAGCCCgccctggagctggggacacggcgtggccagcactgccacacGCGGGGGACCTGCGGCCaccccgggcagcagcagcgggcGCGCAGGAAGCTCTACCTGGCCGCTGGCATCTGCCTCTTCTTCATGCTGGGGGAAGCCGTGG GCGGGTACCTGGCACACAGCCTGGCCATCCTGACGGACGCTGCCCACCTCCTGACGGACTTTGCCAGCATCATGATCAGCCTCTTTGCACTCTGGGTGTCCTCACGCCCCCCCACCAAAACCATGAACTTCGGATGGCACCGGGCAG AGATCCTGGGGgccctgctctctgtgctctccaTCTGGGTGGTGACGGGGGTCCTGGTCTACCTGGGGGCCCAGCGCCTGCTCTCGGGGGACTACGACATCCAGGGCGGGGTCATGCTCATCACCTCAGCCTGCGCCGTGGCCGTCAACATCGT GATGGGGGTGGCTCTGCACCAGACGGGGCACGGGCACAGCCACGGGGCAGGCGGGGAGCAGCCCAGCGCCAGCGTCCGCGCCGCCTTCGTCCACGTCGTGGGggacctgctgcagagcctcgGCGTCCTCATCGCCTCCTACGTCATCTTCTTCAAG CCCGAGTACAAGTTCGTGGATCCCATCTGcaccttcctcttctctgctctgGTGCTGGGGACAACGCTGACCATCCTCCGTGACGTCCTCCTCGTCCTCATGGAGG GGACCCCCAAAGGGATGGATTTCAACGCGGTGCAGGAGACGCTGCTGGCGGTGAGGGGCGTGGAGGCCGTGCACAGCCTGCACATCTGGGCACTGACAGCAGCGCAGCCGCTGCTCTCGGTGCACATCGCCATCA ACGCGGCTGCCAGCGcgcaggaggtgctggaggaggcCAGCTCCCGGCTGCAGGGCGCCTTCCGCTTCCACACCACCACCATCCAGGTGGAGAGCTACTCGGAGGAGATGCGGGACTGCCGGCAGTGCCAGCCCCCCCGCGACTGA